From Daucus carota subsp. sativus chromosome 6, DH1 v3.0, whole genome shotgun sequence:
TCAATTAGGTAGCTGCTTTTGCCACCCTGCAAATTATAGCAGGTAAAAGGTAAGTATTTAGAAACACGTACAGTGagcattaataaataaattatacggGCATGTCATAGATctatatatctaaatatttctgtctcaatataatatataaatgagGAGCAATTCACAAGTTGCAACGACTAGATGTCTTCCACCATAACATGAAGGGAACCATGCATGTGCGAGACAATTAGGGACCTTTCAGGACTCAAAGAGGACAATCATATAGTGATATAGTACATAATTCACCAGAGCATTCCTTTATTGCACGGAAGCCTAATATCATACTTATCAGAACTTGGATTTAGAACAATATGAACCTGCATGAATTATACCTTTATTTCATCTATTTTATGATGGTAATTTGTCGGTAAAATATACAGCGTCCTGCTTCCCCACAACTAGAAGATTATAAACATATCAAACTGGCAATGTTTATGGAGTAATAAGAAGAGGACCATAATTAAAAGCTGACTCACCATCCTCCATTTACACGTCTCctttttagttattttatatgataaagaGCAATTATATCCCCCATTTATTACCTTTTCATGTCCTTCACTATATGCAACCAAACTTCTCCTCTTACTGCCCTTATGGACAACATTCTTTAAGTGCAAGCTAAATTACAAAAAGTCCAATATGCCCGAGTAGTGTTTTTCAAAGAGAAGAGTATATGTAAAGTCTTAGAAGGCATTAAATACTAACTGAAGTTTAATCGCACATAGGATTCACATGACATGATAAAACTACTTTTTTCCTTCACTTTTAATGGTCAGTTTAAACCTTAAAACCACTGTTCTTCAAGAGTATGTTTTCTTCCAGGTCACTTAAAAGACACTTAGCTGCTAGTAAAATGATACTAGGATGGCCTCAATTTCCCCACGGGTAGTACCAATCAATACAGATGTCATTTTCtccagaaaattttaaataaaaaaatgttgttagGCGCCGTTTGACGATGAGCAACAAGGCAGCTtcctattatattatatgtgtataGTCCTACTCCAGTAGAAACCACTTAAATAAAaaccaaatacaaaccaatgttATCAAGGAGAATGGGAAGGGTTCTGGGCCACGGGGTGGGATACTACTGCCATTCCTTATAAATAGGATCCCAAACACAGTATACCTCCACAAAAACTCATGTCTTCAACTTACACATACAGTCAAGTAAGGAAGACACTTGGAGGAGAAAGAAAACCAGAAGGTGGAGAGCTCTCCAGTCGTCAATCTGGAGAAGCTGAATGGTGATGAGAGAGCCTCCACAGTGGAGCTCATTAAAGATGCTAGTGAGAATTGGGGTTTCTTTAAGGTAATAATACTATAATTAGTATCTACAACCTCCATAATATCATTTGATCTACCAGAACCCCAAAGTAATTGTCTAGGTCAAACTGACAGTTAATTTGTATCATTGCAACTTGTGAACCATGGCATATCACATGATTGTATGGACACAGTTAAAAGATTGACAAAGAGCATTACAGGAAGTGCATGGAACACAGGTTTAAGGAGATGGTTGCAAGTAAAGATCTGGAGGAGGCCAAGCAGAAGTTACTGATATAGACTGGGACATTACCTTCTTCTTGCGCCATCTCTCTAATTCAAACATATTGGAGATCTCTGACCTGGAAGCAGTGCACATGTTTAAATTAGAACAATTATTTATGCAACAACAGTATAGACATGATAAGAAAAATATTGTAGGTTATAAGTGTCCGATTTGATCCAAAATCATCACATGGttcctatatatttatttgtatttatatttcacgggaatgtGAAATAGGAATTTACAGTAAAGCTTGAAAAATTAGCAGAGGCGCTTCTGGACTTGCTGTGTGAGAAACTGAGAATCCTGGACTAGAGAAAGGTCACTTAATGAAAGGCTTTCATCAAAGCCAGGGACCTAACTATGGTACCAAGGTTGGCAACCACTCCCCATGTCCCAATCCAGTTTTAATCGTGGGGCTGAGAGCTCACACAAATGCTGGTGGCATTATATCTTACTATTCCAAGATGACAAGGTCAGCAGTCTACAGCTCCTTGAGGAAGGCAAGTGGATTGATTTTCACCAATGCGCCATTCAATCGTGATTAATCTTAGCGATCAAGTAGAGGACAAATGCTTCATATAGTTTCACTAATTCATCTAATTTGTTAATGAGGCGTTAATTATCCATCTAAAATATAGGCTATCAGCCTATCACCAAtgagaataaaaataaatagttgatcaaattctaaaaatctaaaaatatttgctaaaatagtagaactcggcacctttcatttggatgcaataccattcataaaaaatgtacgaaattcaatatataatactttcagaatttcgactaatgatagagtgatatttttgatacaaatttttaaataagtaactcatttgagtcactttttcaatcagtgaccaacttgagtcATTGGGTTGCAATGAGTAACCTGATTGATATTTAACCCCTTTGTGAATAATATCAAGTTACTAACTCAGCTAAAcggacaaaattttaaataactacTGTAACCTGATTTCATGATCATGATTCATGCATACTGATCTAATCTGGAACAATACCATGTATTCCCAACTCGCTGTTTACAACTTACAAGCAACAGAAGTCATAACCTGCTGCTTAAAAGCAACAAACTGTATCTATGTTACTAGTCCTATGCAGTTCTGACCACAAAGATACAAGTACTGCATCTATCTATTATTAAAGTAGGGAGGACAGGATTGAGACTCTGTTTCAATTCTAGTAATCATTGCAACTGCAAAAACGGTAGCTTGAGATTAATCACcaaaaaatcttataaaatatacaatttcCGAACTTTCTTGGcgaaatatgaaataaaatcaCTCGCAAACTATTCCCAAATGGTGGTCCAGCCTCTATTTGCTAGTCTACCTAGTCCGTGAGCCAAAAGTAGTAAATGTTTAAGGAGCCACTAGGTGGTGGCTtctttaaatttgttttcattGACATATATAACCAACAAAGTTGCAGTTTACATAATCACAGATAggtaaatatataatacttgaATATTAAagcattttaaataaattttaaactaaaaaaatcacttgcaaaaacaaaatactaagcaagaagcaaacctTTTTCTTCGGTTACTAGTGAGCCTGAATTTCGTTCAAAAAGTTCATCGCTGCACCACAGCCAGTAAAAAGAAGTCTCATTAGCCAGAGTAACTGTTTTCTACAGAACATCAAGGACTTCTGCATTTGGGCCCaactaaaaaaagaaatttGCAGTTGAGGTTCACTGTTACAAGTTGTTGAATGCTCTGACTATAATATCGTAAGCTATATTCTGTTAGCACTTAAACAGGATTCCCTTTTATTACTCCCTTTTCTCTGTTTTACAAGGAGAGTTTAACAACAAACTTCCTTCCAAAATTGGCATGGCACATGGGCATCGAATTTCAAGATTTAGGGtgtgaaatttaaaaaataactaattaATTAGCTGTAGTCATTCAGAAATTATACCAGTAAGAATCCAATATAAACATTAAATGCCGGAAACAATCATGAACATACTAGTGTACAATACTGGTCCAATTATATACTATTTTGCAGATGATTGATGCTACAAGTAAATAATATCTTCTAATAATTCTATTTAAAGCCCCTTCTGCCAAGTTGGCTTCCAATAATCTGTACTATTAGAAGGCATTTTCCTTTCATACTAAGATGCAGTGAAATTCACGACTTGAAACTAtcccaaaaaatatatttacactTGACTTTTATAGGTAACATGTTGATTTCAATGGCATCACTTATAAGAGTCATATTTTAGAAGATTGGATATATAGTATAACAATAGGAATAAAGCCTTCTCCATAGATTCCCCCCTAGATTCCATACATTCCCCCCTAAAAGCCTTCTCAACCAAATTCAAAGTCCCCTTCATTTAGGcaattaagatatataaaattctCAATCAACAAAAGCCATATAAGCAAGTTGTCATACATAATCTGTCCAAAATGAAATCCTAAATGCATTCTACCAATTTACCATACCCATGACACATAAAAACATAAGGGTCCTATATGCCGGGGACCCCTTAACCAACAATCTGTTTTCTGGCAATTGGATGAATATCCGGCGGTCAGGATTATAACCTACGTTCAGCGCTTAAAAAGCGCTGGAAGAGGCCTGTCCGACGCTTTTTAACCGCTGGACGGGGTTGTTTAACCCTGTCCAGCGGTTAAAAAGCGCTATACATATTAAACTTTTGTTATAATCTTAgccgctggatattcatccaaacGCCCAGAAAAGTGTGAGGTGGTTAAGGGGTCCCTGACATACTGACATACGTATGCCAGGGACCTGGACCCAAAACATAAAAgcattaattttctaaaaaaaggcagaacataaaataatatatcacaaCTTCATGTGTTTCAATATGATGGATACAACTTCTTAAAGGTAGTATTATTTTGGAGCTTGCAACTCTGACAAGGTTTCACGGTAGTACTGTACGTCTTTACTTAAGTATTAATTATAAACACCCTCCGTAAGACttcttgaaaaagaaaaaaagttctTAGCAGTCGTATGCTTATTTTTCATCAACTTAACTGTAAAGATCAATATATACACTGATATGCAGGGGCTCCCTGAGATTTGCGAGGCCTTGGTAAAATTCAGTTTTGGGCCCTAATCTGTATATACTCTGCGTACTGCATACATTTACATATACACGATTCGAAAATTTTGGGGCCCTTAAACTTTGGGGGCCCTAGGCGCAAGTCTTGTCCACCTATAGCCGGGCCACCCCTGCTGATATGCTATGTAGCTATTTGATAGGCCGAGACTTCATCTTCTACAGTTGAAGTAAACAGATGTTTAACTTgctcttatatttatattagtatGCTTGAATCTTTCAATTCCTAATAATTTCACTACATTATATCCTGAGAGGCACCAGTAAGGTAGAATTCAAGACCAAAATACGCTTGTTACAGACCTTCTAGTCAGGCTGTGTCAGCAATGACTAGACTGAAAcaatacaaaacaaaacatctgctataattttgtaatatctgTGTCAACTTGATACTCCAAGAGAAAGAAAAGCTGCTACTTATTGTCCtcagaaggaaaagaaaacatcaTTGTCCTTGGGATAGAAAGAAAACATAGTCCCTTCACAGCTGAAATTCATTCCAATATATCAAGTTTCCCATTTACTGCATCCCAATATAATGACAAGGATATGGTTTCTAATAATCAAAAGAAACAAAGTCTTTCATAATACATAATTCTTTACCTCTTTAGACATGAAAACTCCTTTGGTATATGCTTGAAAGTTGACACGTCAAAGAGCTCCATAAACCTCTGATCAGAAACTCTAGCTTTGACAGCTGCAAAGCGCTGATACTCATCAAAGATTGAGGTCAAACACCATCTCTGCAATTTTCTCAGACACCCCACCACACAACCTGTCCGGTGCTGAAGAAGGGAGTCACAAGAAACACCAGTTAAAATTGGTAACtctttaaaattcatttatgGTGAAGAGATGCAAATACCAGACTACACAAACCTTGCCTCGTTTGCAATGAATTAATAGCGGGTGATTCCTGATATCTGAAATGTCAGCATGCCAAGGTAATTTATCAAAACACTAGTACATTTTACTGGCATAAATCTCAGTTGACACAGAGTATTAAATTTAGAGAGTACAATACCAATGACGGTTTTAAGTGCTTCACGAATTGTTTCCTCTGGAATATTGACAAAAGGTTCCTACAAACAATGAACAATAGCAAATTACAAAACTCAAAATTGGTCCAATTAAAAGTTATTTACCTCCTAAACACGTAAGCTATTAGTTTTCCCTGTAAAACACAATTGATGTCCATTACTCTATATTACAGATATCTCAATTAACTACATTCCCATAAACACCTGAAAAAGGTTTCAAGTCTTCAATTGGCCAGGTCTACATCATTTTCTTAAATATTATGGTATGGAGAAGGTCGTGATTTGCAGAAGTTTTTTGTTTACCTCTTATTCATCAGGTTATTTATTATACACTAAAAACAGACTCTTTTCAACAACAAAGATATAAAAAAGGACAAAACAGCATTTTACAATTACAATTGGGGCGGTGGCAGGGACTATTGGTATGTTAGATGCTCACACCTGAGAAGAAATCACGTACTCCTATCGTTTAACATCAAGTTGGAAATTAATTGTAAACACAaacataaatgaaataaaagaaaGGGGGGAAAAGCGTGTATATTGTCTTTAGTACATTACTAAGGTAATCAAGCACTTGACCCAACCACTAGCTCATCTGCTACATTCTTAATCTCTACGGAATGCTTACAGCACCGTGAAGATATCAAATTAAACAAGCACCTGGAAAAATCTAGTAGGTATATAAAAGCATCATGACTCTCAACGTACAGAATTCGTGTAAATCCAAATTAACGTTATCAAACAAAACTCATCagcttttttgttatttttttcatGCTATATAGTGTGACCACAAATCTCACTGAAGGATTTAAGAGGCATCGTAGCTGGAATTGCAGAATGCAAAGGCTTATTTTCCATTGTTATATGTGATACATCAAGTATcgacaatataatatataaatagtgCATCTGCAGCCTTCATTTATCAATGTATACATGAACAAAACcaataatacttttttttttctttttaaaaagttaaacaATAGAGAGAGAGAAATAATAGAAATGGTACTTGTGAGCCCAAATATTACCGTGTACCACCTAAATACACTTTTTGAATGTAATTATGTCTCTTGCCACGTCATTAGTAGCAAATATGTCATAATCCACCCAAGTGTAACAGTCCCTTCCCCCTAAATCTAATGGCTATCAACTAaggggggtgtattcgattgggattttaatggattgtttttagtctatggattttaatggattgtatgtgattttgattttgtgcggattcttgataaaatgtcgtagagttgatgagatttaggtacaatgcttcaaaatcccattgattttgatgggatttcaaaaaacttaaaatacactgaagaatgccacaaaatccatcattttatgaaatgaaaaaaaatccatcagcatttgaataccatcagattttaatggattttaaacaatcccaattgaataccatcggattttaaagcataatttaaaatcccaattgaataccaccagattttgtagcataatttaaaatcccaattgaatacctcaagattttaatggatttcaaacaatctcaatcgaataccctcggatttcatgaatgtaaaaaaatgctttaaaatcccaatccaatacacccctctaaatgTTCACCATCACTTGCCTGACCAATATAATACTTCAGAGTTACTAATACCACAACACAAATGCTCTTTCGCCATATATACTGGCCCCCTTTCCCTTTATATCTGCCCCTCTGTttacatttattaataaaaattagtatACCTGGAATGAATAGGATATACGGAATGGCGCATTAAAGGATATTTAATACTCTTGTTACTTTAAACTATTAAGTATGTCTATTAACTCCAAATATCCACTCCTTAAGACCTTACTGAATTAATCAAATAGAGATATTGCACATAAGTGTGTAACTCATTACTCACTAGTTAATTACATACAATTATAGTAATGCAAATTAATAAAGCTTGCTAAATGAtggatataaaaaataatatgaatcaTACCTTGCTGCCGTCAACTCCAAACTGAAACAAACGAATCCCGTTGGACCTCAAAAACTCGACGTTTGCCTCTGGATATGGCTCTGGGCACAAATATCTGCAAACATTTCAGAAAACCCTAAGATTCTAAATTATACGTGGATAAGTTCTTCTTATCTCGGTAAGCTCAATCACCAGAAATTCAAATACTCACGCACACATTTGTTGAACCCTCGGACTTCTTGAATTTGATACCGAGATTGTACGATAATTAGTCTACTGTGCCAgggattgagagagagagggagggggggggggagagagagagagagacttacACGATAGAGCGAAGGCCAAGGGTTTGAATGAAGGAGAAGTTAGTAGGGTCAGGAAAACCAGACCTATAGATGCCATGATCAACCATGGCAAAGTTAAAGGGAGGTGTAAACTGTAGATCATCGTCGTAATCTCCGGTGGCCGGAGGTGATTTGGACACGACGGCGACGCCAATCGTTCGACACGTGTCGCTGTCGCCGCTTGGAATTTCAACTGCCTTCATAATCAGTATTTAAgtgcagatatatatatatgtacgtaTAGGATTAACGGAAGGGGAATTGATAGTTGAAGATTCTGAATTCTGATGCTGATTTGGTTGGGTTTTATAGAGGGCAGAGTCAGTGGGGCTGGTGGTTAAAATTGCGCGGGCGCGTTGGGATTGGTGACACTAGTTGTGGCTTTGTTCATGCGTGTGATGCAGAGGAGGGCAGAGCTAAACTCGAATATAAATAGATCGTGATTACGTTTTAGGAAATTATTATAGAGTAAGAAAGTACAAGTAATTGgttgtaaattattttaaaaaaaattggtgaataataaattaatcagtattctgtaatttattaaattgattaaaattttgattattaacattggattaatatttaatgagtCTAATTAACTTTTTTCCTGTGTGTTCATCGTCTAt
This genomic window contains:
- the LOC108224869 gene encoding tyrosine-protein phosphatase DSP1 isoform X2 gives rise to the protein MKAVEIPSGDSDTCRTIGVAVVSKSPPATGDYDDDLQFTPPFNFAMVDHGIYRSGFPDPTNFSFIQTLGLRSIVYLCPEPYPEANVEFLRSNGIRLFQFGVDGSKEPFVNIPEETIREALKTVIDIRNHPLLIHCKRGKHRTGCVVGCLRKLQRWCLTSIFDEYQRFAAVKARVSDQRFMELFDVSTFKHIPKEFSCLKSDELFERNSGSLVTEEKGWQKQLPN
- the LOC108224869 gene encoding tyrosine-protein phosphatase DSP1 isoform X1, producing MKAVEIPSGDSDTCRTIGVAVVSKSPPATGDYDDDLQFTPPFNFAMVDHGIYRSGFPDPTNFSFIQTLGLRSIVYLCPEPYPEANVEFLRSNGIRLFQFGVDGSKEPFVNIPEETIREALKTVIDIRNHPLLIHCKRGKHRTGCVVGCLRKLQRWCLTSIFDEYQRFAAVKARVSDQRFMELFDVSTFKHIPKEFSCLKSDELFERNSGSLVTEEKGQRSPICLN
- the LOC108224869 gene encoding probable tyrosine-protein phosphatase DSP4 isoform X3, coding for MKAVEIPSGDSDTCRTIGVAVVSKSPPATGDYDDDLQFTPPFNFAMVDHGIYRSGFPDPTNFSFIQTLGLRSIVYLCPEPYPEANVEFLRSNGIRLFQFGVDGSKEPFVNIPEETIREALKTVIDIRNHPLLIHCKRGKHRTGCVVGCLRKLQRWCLTSIFDEYQRFAAVKARVSDQRFMELFDVSTFKHIPKEFSCLKSCEGTMFSFYPKDNDVFFSF
- the LOC108224869 gene encoding tyrosine-protein phosphatase DSP1 isoform X4; translated protein: MKAVEIPSGDSDTCRTIGVAVVSKSPPATGDYDDDLQFTPPFNFAMVDHGIYRSGFPDPTNFSFIQTLGLRSIVYLCPEPYPEANVEFLRSNGIRLFQFGVDGSKEPFVNIPEETIREALKTVIDIRNHPLLIHCKRGKHRTGCVVGCLRKLQRWCLTSIFDEYQRFAAVKARVSDQRFMELFDVSTFKHIPKEFSCLKSKWET